The Candidatus Nitrosymbiomonas proteolyticus genome has a segment encoding these proteins:
- a CDS encoding ABC transporter permease, producing MKRYANFLGLLTAWLAVFGVFALLAPDNFSSRENFETILRQSTIVGFAAVGMTYVIVSGGIDLSVGSMIAFVTVLIAFSLERGLSPAFAAGIGVAGAAFCGLLNGVLITRLRVGAFIVTLGSFLVIRGVAKGIAHDQKIDAPLTWLSDLISQLGADRKWMIVPWGVWALILLSAVAAYSLRNSVFGRHVVAVGSNEQAARVSGVPVERTRVWVYVLGGATAGLAGLIQFSRLTVGDPTVAVGLELEVIAATVIGGASLSGGTGSVWGSLLGALIMSTIKSGCSHVLLPNWVQEVVTGCIIVAAVAIDRWRSAATS from the coding sequence GTGAAGCGATACGCGAACTTTCTGGGGCTTCTCACGGCATGGCTGGCGGTCTTTGGTGTTTTCGCGCTACTTGCGCCTGACAACTTCTCCAGCCGCGAGAACTTCGAGACGATCCTCAGGCAGTCGACGATCGTGGGGTTCGCCGCCGTCGGGATGACTTACGTGATCGTCAGCGGAGGGATCGACCTCTCGGTCGGTTCGATGATCGCCTTCGTGACCGTTCTTATCGCATTCAGCCTGGAACGTGGGCTTTCGCCTGCGTTCGCTGCCGGGATCGGAGTCGCCGGCGCGGCGTTTTGCGGGCTATTGAACGGAGTGCTCATCACCCGCCTTCGGGTGGGCGCTTTCATCGTGACGCTGGGGAGCTTCCTCGTGATCCGTGGGGTTGCGAAGGGGATCGCCCACGACCAGAAGATCGACGCGCCCCTCACTTGGCTCAGCGACCTCATCTCTCAACTAGGGGCCGATCGGAAATGGATGATCGTCCCTTGGGGCGTCTGGGCGCTGATTCTGCTCTCAGCCGTTGCCGCCTACTCCCTGCGAAACTCGGTCTTCGGCCGGCACGTCGTGGCGGTCGGGTCCAACGAGCAGGCGGCAAGGGTGAGCGGGGTGCCCGTGGAGCGGACTCGTGTGTGGGTGTACGTTTTGGGAGGAGCGACGGCGGGCCTCGCGGGGTTGATTCAGTTTTCTCGGCTCACGGTGGGCGATCCCACGGTGGCGGTGGGGCTCGAACTCGAGGTCATCGCGGCCACGGTTATCGGCGGCGCGAGCCTATCGGGCGGCACGGGATCGGTCTGGGGGAGTCTGCTGGGCGCGTTGATCATGTCGACGATCAAGTCAGGCTGCTCCCACGTCCTCTTGCCGAACTGGGTGCAAGAGGTGGTCACGGGATGCATCATCGTCGCGGCGGTCGCCATCGATCGCTGGCGCTCCGCAGCAACCTCCTGA
- a CDS encoding sugar ABC transporter substrate-binding protein, whose product MRVQVLAFLLPVLALAGCGSPVAPSNGPASPEGKLRVAVIPKGTTHEFWKSVNAGAQEAGNEFGVEVIWKGPLKEDDREEQIKVVENFITQKVDGIVLAPLDDTALRLPVDTAQKSGIPVLIFDSALKDVETVSFVATDSFRGGQIAGERMAELLGGSGRVIVLRYQEGSASTTQREEGFLKAAQEAGLKVVSSNQYAGATVETAQRASENLLSRFRKADGLDLEGIFCPNESSTFGMLRALQGASLAGKVRFVGFDASPKLVAALEAGEIDGLVLQDPHKMGYLAVKTLVSHLRGEQVEKRIDTGAVLATKENRSEPDIAKLLAPPQS is encoded by the coding sequence ATGAGAGTTCAGGTCCTGGCTTTTCTGCTCCCCGTTTTGGCGCTGGCAGGCTGCGGTTCTCCGGTTGCGCCCTCGAATGGGCCGGCATCGCCCGAGGGCAAGCTGCGCGTTGCCGTGATTCCAAAAGGCACGACGCACGAGTTTTGGAAGTCGGTCAACGCTGGCGCTCAGGAAGCGGGCAACGAGTTCGGCGTCGAGGTGATTTGGAAGGGGCCGCTGAAGGAGGACGACCGAGAAGAGCAGATCAAGGTCGTTGAGAACTTCATCACCCAGAAAGTCGATGGAATCGTTCTCGCCCCGCTCGACGATACGGCGCTACGGTTGCCTGTGGATACGGCCCAGAAGTCGGGGATTCCTGTGCTCATTTTCGACTCCGCGCTGAAGGACGTCGAGACCGTGAGCTTCGTTGCGACCGACAGTTTCCGCGGCGGCCAGATCGCCGGGGAACGTATGGCCGAACTATTGGGGGGTTCGGGCAGGGTGATCGTGCTTCGCTATCAAGAGGGTAGCGCCAGCACCACCCAGCGCGAGGAGGGGTTTCTCAAGGCGGCCCAAGAAGCGGGTTTGAAGGTGGTATCGTCGAATCAGTACGCGGGTGCGACGGTCGAAACCGCTCAGCGGGCCAGTGAGAACCTGCTGTCTCGTTTTCGAAAGGCGGACGGGCTCGACCTCGAAGGCATTTTCTGCCCCAATGAGAGCTCGACGTTCGGGATGCTGCGAGCCCTGCAAGGAGCAAGCCTTGCGGGCAAGGTCCGTTTCGTAGGGTTCGACGCTTCGCCCAAGCTTGTCGCCGCGTTGGAGGCCGGAGAGATCGATGGCCTGGTTCTTCAGGACCCGCACAAGATGGGCTATCTCGCCGTCAAGACTTTGGTAAGCCATCTGCGGGGCGAACAGGTGGAGAAGAGAATCGACACGGGGGCGGTGTTGGCCACCAAAGAAAACCGCTCCGAACCCGACATCGCCAAGCTGCTCGCGCCGCCGCAATCGTAA
- a CDS encoding galactokinase, whose protein sequence is MERIDAEAPAAIFRVPGRIELFGKHTDYAGGRSITCASDRALVFLAQPSNEPGFRVFDRVRGEEVVIDLGQGEASGPDWKLYPEVGLRRLAADFGGFRGGALISFASDVPSESGMSSSSAVLIGTCLCALAAAQLRDSEAFFRAFQDLPRLAEYLACVEAGRAFEGLDSAEGVGTRGGSEDHVAILCSEAERFSTYSYLPAHRESACRLASERVVAVAFSGLHAHKAGAAKEEYNLASRLASELHDLCESAAGRKFRHLAEALAVWGYSNALRSIPPDRTDLKRRLEHFQSESNEWVPLASRALTQEDFESLGDLARESQRAAETLLRNQTPETSFLAAWAYEAGADAASSFGAGFGGSLWAIVRAGRASEFLREWRRTYEDQFPEAASQAAFWSFRPGRACERLA, encoded by the coding sequence TTGGAACGAATCGACGCTGAGGCGCCCGCCGCGATCTTTCGCGTTCCGGGACGGATCGAGCTTTTCGGCAAGCATACGGACTATGCGGGCGGGAGGTCGATCACCTGCGCCTCCGATCGGGCTTTGGTCTTTCTCGCGCAACCGTCCAACGAGCCGGGATTCCGAGTTTTCGACAGGGTGCGGGGGGAAGAAGTCGTGATCGACCTCGGGCAAGGGGAGGCATCGGGGCCGGACTGGAAGCTCTATCCCGAAGTGGGGCTCCGGCGGCTTGCTGCGGATTTCGGCGGTTTTCGAGGCGGCGCGCTGATTTCTTTCGCCAGCGACGTTCCCTCCGAATCGGGGATGAGCAGTTCCTCGGCGGTGCTGATTGGGACGTGCCTGTGCGCTCTGGCGGCGGCCCAACTTCGCGACTCTGAGGCGTTCTTCCGCGCGTTTCAAGACCTCCCGCGACTCGCGGAGTATCTTGCGTGCGTCGAAGCTGGGCGCGCGTTTGAGGGCCTGGACTCGGCGGAGGGGGTCGGCACCCGCGGGGGAAGTGAGGACCACGTTGCGATTCTTTGCTCGGAGGCCGAGCGATTTTCGACGTACTCTTACCTGCCGGCGCACCGAGAATCGGCCTGCCGACTGGCATCAGAGCGGGTGGTCGCGGTGGCCTTCAGCGGGCTCCATGCGCACAAAGCGGGTGCGGCCAAGGAAGAGTACAACTTGGCTTCCCGGCTCGCCTCGGAGCTTCACGATCTTTGCGAGTCTGCCGCGGGGCGGAAGTTTCGCCATCTGGCGGAGGCGCTCGCCGTTTGGGGCTACTCGAACGCGCTCCGGTCGATCCCGCCTGACCGGACCGATCTCAAGAGGCGACTGGAGCACTTTCAGTCCGAAAGCAACGAGTGGGTTCCCTTGGCGAGCCGCGCGTTGACTCAAGAGGACTTCGAGTCTCTCGGCGACTTGGCGAGAGAATCGCAGCGCGCGGCAGAGACGCTCCTGCGAAACCAGACTCCGGAAACCTCGTTCCTTGCGGCGTGGGCCTACGAAGCCGGGGCCGACGCCGCTTCCTCGTTCGGCGCGGGATTCGGGGGCAGCCTTTGGGCGATCGTCCGGGCAGGCCGCGCGTCCGAGTTTCTCCGAGAGTGGCGTCGGACGTACGAGGACCAGTTCCCTGAGGCCGCGAGCCAGGCGGCGTTCTGGAGCTTTCGGCCCGGCCGCGCATGTGAGCGTCTGGCGTAA
- a CDS encoding S9 family peptidase — translation MWLVLALVLGPATGHADSVRPYRPSPTEVRENYRKAQSLRSLYSNKALNLNLQANWYDSGKRLWYRRDTAPERTEFVSVNCDSGERRPLFDHKRFAEALAKVTGRPAEANQLPITGVRLAETGRSLSFSSAGRSYSCNLDTYEIAATEAPPINRPPANRGGSGDSARSPDRKWTARIVDRNLALQAEGGDPVPLTKDGDEKAYYARPTWSPDSRFLVFFKVTAGDRLPVYLVESSPSSGGRAKLITRSYDLPGDKVDTYEVLVCDPATAEVRATQAEVIDYWQMPSVRWNRAGDRFTYERLDRGYGRWRILEIDPSTGDSRTLVDDRPTTFFDITSKYSYYSSRTDEIIWRSEKTGWAHLYLTDPATLKTQAITSGKWVVRTVLHVDEERRKIAFAASGVHPEEDPYFLHYFEIGWDGKGLRELTPSPGNHQTQFSPTREYFVDSHSAVDSAPVHELRRTADGSLVAVLERTDLTALEATGWRPPEVFVAKGRDGETDIWGLIFRPSHFDPEKSYPIIEDIYAGPQDSFVPKSFAPYFSMQALAELGFIVVKMDGMGTRNRSKAFHDVCWKNLGDHGFPDRILWIRAMAEKYPSADLARIGVFGTSAGGQSSTAALLFHPDFYRVAVSACGCHDNRMDKVWWNEQWMGFPVGPHYEEQSNITHAGKLKGKLLLIVGELDQNVPPESTYRLVDALIKAGKDFDFLMIPGAGHTSGGSYGDRRRWDYFVRHLLDAETPDWNSEEGAGG, via the coding sequence ATGTGGCTTGTTCTAGCCCTCGTCCTTGGGCCCGCGACGGGCCACGCAGATTCGGTCCGTCCCTACCGGCCCTCGCCAACCGAAGTTCGGGAGAACTACCGCAAGGCGCAGTCCTTGCGAAGCCTCTACTCGAATAAGGCCCTCAACCTGAACCTGCAAGCGAATTGGTACGACTCGGGCAAGAGGCTCTGGTACCGCCGAGACACTGCCCCCGAGCGGACCGAGTTCGTGTCGGTGAATTGCGATTCGGGAGAGCGGAGACCGCTCTTCGATCACAAGCGGTTTGCCGAGGCGCTCGCGAAAGTTACCGGCAGACCCGCCGAAGCGAACCAGCTCCCGATCACGGGGGTCCGCCTCGCGGAAACGGGGAGGTCGCTGAGCTTCAGTTCCGCCGGCAGGTCGTATTCCTGCAACCTCGATACCTATGAAATTGCCGCCACCGAAGCCCCTCCGATCAACCGGCCTCCGGCCAACCGCGGGGGCTCCGGCGACTCTGCGCGTTCGCCCGACCGGAAGTGGACCGCCCGGATCGTCGACCGGAACCTCGCGCTCCAAGCGGAAGGCGGCGACCCGGTCCCGCTCACCAAGGACGGCGACGAAAAAGCCTATTACGCGCGTCCCACATGGTCGCCGGACTCTCGGTTTCTCGTGTTTTTCAAGGTAACCGCAGGCGACAGGCTCCCGGTCTACCTTGTCGAATCGTCGCCGTCGTCGGGCGGCAGGGCCAAGCTGATCACCCGAAGCTATGACCTTCCCGGCGATAAGGTCGATACCTATGAGGTGCTCGTCTGCGACCCGGCTACGGCGGAGGTCCGAGCTACTCAGGCCGAAGTCATCGACTACTGGCAAATGCCCTCTGTCCGGTGGAATCGTGCAGGGGATCGCTTCACCTACGAGAGGCTCGACCGAGGATATGGCCGCTGGCGGATCCTCGAGATCGACCCATCGACCGGAGACTCCCGAACGCTCGTCGACGACCGGCCAACGACCTTCTTCGATATCACGAGCAAGTATTCGTACTACTCTTCGCGGACGGACGAGATCATCTGGCGGTCGGAGAAGACGGGGTGGGCACACCTTTATCTCACCGACCCCGCGACCCTCAAAACGCAAGCGATTACGTCGGGGAAATGGGTCGTCCGAACTGTGCTTCACGTTGACGAGGAGCGCCGCAAGATCGCCTTTGCGGCCAGCGGAGTTCACCCAGAGGAGGACCCCTATTTCCTTCACTACTTCGAAATTGGGTGGGACGGCAAGGGGCTCAGGGAACTCACGCCGAGTCCCGGCAACCACCAAACGCAGTTCTCCCCCACTAGGGAGTACTTCGTCGATTCGCATTCAGCGGTCGATTCTGCGCCGGTCCACGAACTCCGGAGGACCGCCGACGGATCGCTAGTCGCGGTGCTCGAACGGACTGACCTCACTGCGCTCGAAGCCACCGGCTGGCGTCCTCCCGAAGTGTTCGTCGCCAAAGGCAGGGACGGCGAGACCGACATCTGGGGCTTGATCTTCCGTCCCTCCCACTTCGACCCCGAAAAGTCCTATCCGATCATCGAAGACATCTATGCGGGCCCGCAAGACTCGTTCGTTCCCAAGAGCTTCGCGCCGTACTTTTCGATGCAAGCCCTCGCCGAACTTGGGTTCATCGTCGTGAAAATGGACGGCATGGGCACGAGGAACCGCTCGAAGGCGTTTCACGACGTTTGCTGGAAGAATCTGGGGGATCACGGGTTCCCAGATCGCATTCTCTGGATTCGGGCGATGGCCGAGAAGTACCCAAGCGCCGACCTTGCGAGAATCGGCGTCTTCGGCACTTCGGCCGGAGGGCAAAGCTCCACCGCGGCCCTCCTCTTCCATCCCGATTTCTATAGGGTCGCCGTCTCCGCCTGCGGATGCCACGACAACCGAATGGACAAAGTGTGGTGGAACGAGCAGTGGATGGGTTTTCCGGTGGGGCCGCACTACGAAGAGCAGTCCAACATCACCCATGCGGGCAAGCTGAAGGGCAAACTGCTGCTCATCGTCGGTGAACTCGATCAGAACGTGCCCCCGGAGTCGACGTATCGCCTGGTGGATGCGCTGATCAAGGCGGGGAAGGACTTCGACTTCCTGATGATCCCCGGCGCGGGTCACACGAGCGGCGGAAGCTATGGAGACCGAAGGCGGTGGGATTACTTCGTCCGTCACCTGCTCGACGCAGAGACGCCCGACTGGAACTCAGAAGAGGGCGCGGGCGGGTGA